Genomic segment of Photobacterium profundum SS9:
CCTACGTCAGAAAAACGCACCGTGTCACATTGAGCGGCAAAAGCTGTTGATGCAGAGAAACTCAATAATAAAGCGGTGCTACTTATAATTGTGTGTTTAATGGCTGTATTCGTCTTCATGACTTTTCCTTTATCCATATTTTTATGCTGAAGCTGCTTCATGCAACTATTAGTTTTTTGATGTAACTATCAGTTTTTAGGCTGCAATAACCCACAGGAAGCGTAAAAACGTCCTCCTAGAGTTTTGTCGCTAGCTAGCTAGTTAATTATTTTCTTTGTTGGTGAAACATAGGGCGTTGAGCGGCACCGTTACGTTGTTCTGTTTCCCATTGCGGCGCGATCCACGTCGGCGCGTTTGATGGTGAGAGTGGTGTATTCCCTAAGATGGCATCGGCTGCTTTTTCGGCCACCATAATGGTTGGAGCATTAAGGTTGCCATTAGGGATGGTTGGGAATACTGAAGAATCGATCACTCGTAAAGAGTCGATGCCTCTGACCTGACAATCTTTATTCAGCACTGTCATTGGATCATTATCTGATCCCATTTTACAAGTACAAGACGGGTGGTAGGCACTTTCCACATTTTGGCGAACCCAAGCATCCATCGCTTCATCACTGGTAATATCTGCACCTGGTTGAATTTCTTCACCGCGATAATCATCCATGGCTGGCTGAGCCAGAATTTCACGCGTTAGACGGATGCAATCGCGCCAGTCCTGTTTATCTTGTTCAGTGCTGATATAGTTAAATTCAATGTTCGGCTTTTGGTGCGGATCGGCTGATGTTATCCAAATACGGCCACGGCTTTGCGGTTTGTTCGGACCAACATGTACTTGGAAACCATGACCATCAAAGGCGGCTTGGCCGTCATATCGCATGGCTGCAGGCAAGAAGTGATACTGAATATTTGGCCATTTTAGACCTGCACGAGAGCGGATAAAGGCGCATGATTCAAAATGGTTGGTTGCACCCAAGCCATCTTTTTGCAATATCCAACGCGTACCAATCAACCCTTTGCTAATAAGCCCCAATTTACTGTTCAGGGTAATAGGCTGGTGACAGGCATATTGGAAATACACTTCAAGGTGATCTTGCAGATTTTCACCAACACCCGGTAAATCATGTTTAACAGCAATACCAGCTTGTTCTAATACTGCTTTAGGACCAATGCCCGATAATTGAAGAAGTTGCGGAGAACCGACTGAGCCCGCCGATAACAACACTTCGGTGTTCGCATAAACAGACTGCACTTTACCGCCGACTTCTATCTCAACACCTATCGCCTGTTTGTTTTTGATCAATACCTTACGAGTTACAACACCCTTTCTCACTGTCAGGTTGCTGCGTTTCATAGCGCGGCGAAGGTAAGCATTTGAAGTAGAGGCACGTATACCTTTATCAACGGTCATATGCATAGGGCCAAAACCTTCTTGCTGATAGCCATTATAGTCATCAGTTTTCGGGTAGCCTGCTTGTTGGCCAGCATCGATAAACGCTTGATATAGTGGATTTAGTTCCATATCGTTACCATTGCATGTACCAACAGGACCATCACCTCCGCGGTAGGTGTCTTCTCCATGAATCCATGATTCAGCACGACGAAAATACGGCAGACATTCTTGGTAACTCCAGCCTTCAGCACCCTGCTCTACCCACTCATCATAATCGCAAGCATGGCCACGCACATACACCATACCGTTGATCGAAGAACTGCCACCCAGAACACGTCCTCGCGGACAATGCAGGCTGCGGCTATCAAGACCTGCCTCAGGTTGTGTTTCGAATTGCCATGCATATTTTTCACTGTTCATTGGGTATGACAATGCGGTTGGCATTTGAATAAAGATACTTCTGTCACTTCCCCCCGCTTCAAGCAGTAAGATGTAATGTTCACCCGAAGCACTTAAACGGTCGGCCAACACACAGCCCGCAGATCCCGCGCCGACAATGATGTAATCATACGTTGTGTTCATTTGATTTCCCTTTCGATTCTACAAATAAGATTAAAGCCTGCTGCTGTTACCGATATCGACTGTTGCTTGTGATACCAGAACTTGTAGCTATCTGACGACTTAATCGTAAGGACATTCAAGATCGCCAAGCTCAATCATCACGCTCTTGTTCTGGGTGTAATGGTTAAGTGTGTCTATGCCATTTTCACGGCCAATCCCAGATTGTTTGTAGCCTCCCACTGGCATTTGAGCTGGCGAACCGCCCCAAGTGTTCACCCAGCAAATGCCTGCTTCTATTTGAGCAATAACACGATGAGCACGAGAAAGGTTTTGGGTAAATAGACCAGCGGCAAGTCCGTACTGCGTTGCATTTGCTCGCTCGATCACTTCATCTTCATCAGTAAATCGCAATATCGACATTACAGGACCAAAAATTTCGTCCTGAACCTGAGGCATATCATCGGTACAATCGGCAAAAATGGTCGGTTGAACAAAGTACCCCTTGTCGAGTCCGTTGCCAGTTTTCACGCTCACCGCCACAGATAAGCCGCGCACCAGATTCTTTACCCGCTTGAATAAAGCCGAGTACTTTTTCCAGATGCTCACCAGAAATAAGGGCACCAATTTGGGTCGACATATCAGCAGGGTCGCCGATGACCAATTTGTTGGTTCGGTGTGCTAGTTGCTCAATGAAATCATCGTAAATTGCATCGTGTACAAACACACGGGTACCATTGGTGCAGACTTCGCCTTGGGTGTAAAAATTAGCCAGCATCGCTGCGGAAACTGCGTTATCCAGCTTGGCATCATCAAATACAATCAGTGGTGATTTTCCACCAAGCTCCATCGTAATATCTTTGAGTGTACCGGCAGCATCAGCCATCACTTTCTTACCAGTGCCTGACTCACCAGTGAAGGAAATCTTGGCAATATCTGGGTGGCGAGACAGCATTTGACCGACACGATAATCCCCTTGTACAACGTTGAAAACGCCATCTGGCACACCAGCCTCAGTGAAGATCTCTGCTAGTTTCAATACTGACAAAGGCGTTTCTTCTGAAGGCTTAAACACCATCGCATTACCCGCAGCCAATGCCGGAGCCGATTTCCACATTGCAATCTGAATTGGATAGTTCCACGCGCCGATCCCAGCGCAAACACCTAGTGGTTCACGACGAGTATAGAAAAACTGACCATGGCCCAAATCTTGTTGCTGCCCTTGAATCGCAGCGGCAAGTCCTGCGTAGTACTCAATAACATCTGTACCAGTAACAATATCCACCTCTATCGCTTCTTGGATCGGTTTGCCCGTATCTTTAACTTCCAGTTCAGCCAGCTCATCGTTACGCTCTCGAAGAATGGCCACCGCCCGCATCAAGATACGACCGCGTTCAATACCACTCATTGCTGACCACACTTTGAAGCCTGCTTGCGCTGATGCAATAGCACGATCAACATCTTGAGCTGATGCTTGGCCGATTTCAGCCAGTGGCTCACCTGTTGCAGGGTTAGAGGTTATAAAGGTTTCACCTGATGAGACATCAGTTGCTTGACCATGGATGTAAAGGGACTTCATTTTCATCAAAATGCCTTGATAATTAGTTTTTTATTATGAGATTGTGCGTCAGTTTGAGTGAGAGGCGAGTTGCTTTTCCAGATAATCAGAAATGATCTGCTGTGCTTTTTCAGGGCAAACCCCTTTAGGGTTCAGCGCGCCTCGCAGCCAGATCCCATCGATTAGCGCGGCAATTCCCTGCGCGACAAAAAGGGCTTGTTCAGCGGGTAAAACTTGCTTGAGTTCATAGCGAAGATGCGACAAAAGGCGGCGCTCGTTAACACGCTGGAGTCGATGCAGGTCGCCATCGTGCATTGATTGTGCCCAGAATGCTAACCACGTCTTAGTCACTTTGCTGTCGACTTGATAGCCATCGAAATTAGCGGCAACAATAGCCTTGATCCTTGCTGTAACATCGTTACTGTCAACTGCACGAAGGTGCTCAATTGATGTGGCCGATAACTGACGTAACACCGTACGCATGGTTTCTTCCAATAAACCATGTTTACCACCAAAATAGTGATTAATGATCCCTGGAGATACACCTGCCTTTCGGCTAATCAAGGCAACACTCGCATTCGATAATCCGACCTCATCAATAACGCTCATCGTCGCCTCAACAAGCTGCGGTCGACGTATTTCTGGCATCCCTACCTTTGGCATAAATGTTACTCAAATGTTTTTTAATTGAACGTTTAATTAAAAATAGACTTACATCTTCTCAAAGGGAAGTCAAAAAAATGTTTCGTGCAGTAATGAATTTTACAAACATCAAAACTCAATTAGAAATCATAAAGTGATGATTAACAAGGAAATATAGACAATTCCAGAAAGACAAAAATTAATTAAAATGTTTTGTGTCGAAAACAACCAATGATGACTTTATTCAACAAAATTGCTGCGTTATTTCATTTTAAATTGTCAAATGATCAGTGTTTACCTGCCTCCATTAACATTGAGTAAGAGCCTGAACACTTGTTTCATTTTTTACCTATTGCACGAACCGACTAACGTGCTTTAGAACGACTGTGGAGAATTGGGTACATACCATCGAGTTGGGTGGTGATATCTGGATGATATTCAGCCGATGCTTTGAAGGTCAAATTGAAAAAATTTTGCGTGTATTGTCGCATGTTTGAGGGAAGATTGAATATATCAGCGTTTATTGTCTTGATTTTCATGCATTATATTATAGTTGACACTGAGCGTAGTACGATCAGATGCTGCACTTATTTTCTATCGTGGAAATATTCATTTCCCTGCATCGATGTTCATCAGTTTTTAATGGGCAATATCACGCCATGGTTGTCTTGATATGTTCAATGGTTAAGTTTTGTTAGTTGGGATGGTTGTCATTTATGAGTGTCAAAACAGCAATACAAAAAGTTTATCAATATGCTGAACCCAATCTTTCCCTGGTAGGCTGGATGGGCTTTATTGGTTTTCCCTTCTACTATGTCATATGGGCATACATTTTCCCCCAACCCTATGAAAACCTGACGTTGAGGCTTGCCTGCTCGTTGCTTTTTTTGGGGTTAATTGTCCGCAAAAAGCTTAAACGTAAATGGCGTAATCGTATGCACCTGTACTATCAGATGGTGATAACACTGTGCCTGCCATTCTTCTTTTTCTATATGTTGATAATGAACAATTGGTCGACTGTCTGGCTGATGTCATTTATGTCAGCCATTTTCCTGCATATCTTGCTGGTACACACCACCCGGGTGATGTTCACCCAGACAATTGTCGGAATAACACTTGCTATTGTCTACGCGTGGATAGCAAAAGGCTTCAGTCTGGATGTTGCATTTGACTGGAATCATATACCGATATTCCTCTTTACCTACATATTCGGGAACGCGTTCTATTTACGTAATCAAGTAGAGCATGAAACTAAAGTGTCGATAGCCAAAATGTTTGGTGCTGGCATTGCCCATGAAATGCGAAACCCACTAAGTGGTCTATACTCGTCCGTTAACGTCATCCAGTCGCTTATTCCCAACCCAAAAGAAGAGAAAAAAACAACATATCAGCTATCTGCTGAGGACGTTTCATTACTGCATAATGTCAGCGATGCTGCAATGAAAATGATCCATGGCGGGAATGAGACCATAAATTTGCTTCTTGCCTCCGTTGATGAAAGCACCGTGTCTCGTTCAACATTCAAGCATCATTCTGCTTTGACGGTCATAGAAAGTGCTATCGAAAGTTATAGCTACAAACAATCGAAAGATCGATTAGCCATTTCTTTGGATCTATGCAGCGATTTTGAGTTTTTAGGTAACGGTACATTGCTTCGATACGTCATGTTCAATTTATTTAAAAATGCTTTCCATCACCGTAATTCTGAAAATTTTCATATACATGTGATACTTGAGGCAGGAAAGGAGGAAAACAAAATCGTGGTGATAGACAACGGCCTTGGTATCACTCCAGATGGCATTGGAAAGATATTTCAAGATTTTTATACCACAGGCAAATCAGGTAACATTGGATTGGGATTGCCATTTTGTAAAAAGATGATGGTGTCATTTGGTGGTAGTATTCAGTGCAAATCAGAGCTAGGTGAAGGGTGCCAGTTTACGATGACATTCCCATCTGTTCAGTCAAAAATTGTCAAAGAGATTCGGGATGAACTAATCAGTCAAAAATCCGTTTTACTGGTAAGTGACAATGAGAGTCTGGTTGCCAGAACTCAAGATTTGAGTCGCTCTCTGGGTTTTGAGCTAATAGTGCTGGATGTAGTAGCTATGCTGGATAAAAAGGATCATGAATATGATCTTCTTCTTATTGATTTCGATAGTATGGACTCACGGCACAATCATCTAAATCGGATCGAGTCATTGCTGTCATTTACCGAATCCAACATTGTTTACTTGCTCCATCACCCAGTACAACGCTATAAAAAACAGGGGTTCACCCCAGTCTGGATAGAAACAAAAACGTGGCTAAAGAATGCCGACTCAATCATTAATGGTTTGCTGTTTAACTCCTATGAAGATGTAAGTGAGCCGGCTCAAACTCAAAATACAGTAGAACACGCTAAACGCACTATCATGGTAGTGGATGACAGCGAGTCCTTACGTAAACTCACGGCCGTGTTATTGGAAAAACAGGGCTTTGATGTCATCCAGATTGAAGGAGGAAGGCAAGCCATTAAAGCGTTAGATACCGGTCCTGTTGACCTAATCCTCATGGATATCGAGATGCCTGAGCTAGACGGTATAGAAGCTTCACGCCTCATCCGATCGTCAAGTAAAAGTTTTTCGACGGTACCAATCATTGCCCATACCGGGGATATCTCGCCAATCGCTCTGGATTTAATCAAGTTATCAGGTATGTCAGACTATATCGTTAAGCCCGCAGACAAAGATCTGCTATTAAAAAAAATCACCGACTGGGTTTAATAGAAAGGGGCCTGCGTTATGCAGGTCCCTTTTGGAGGCTATAGCTTAATTAATCAAATAAATTCCAACGCCGAACTATCAAAAGCTGCTTGGCATACAGTCAGTACGTGATCAACATCCTTTTCCGTCATGTCAGCATTAACGGATAGACGGATTATATTTCTGTTTTTGCCTGTAGCTGGGCGGCAGAATACAGCACCAAATATATTGCGGTCTTCAAGAAAATCCCGGACCCGCTCGGTGTTTCTCTCACTGCCACATTCAAGAGCAATAATTTGCGATTCGCTGCGAATATTGAAGCCAATGTGTTTAAGACCGACTCTTAATGCGTTTGCCCGCTCAAACAACCGCCTGCGTTTTTCATCCGCGTGTTGAATTACCCTCAGTGTTGATTCCAGTCTGGCCACCTCCTGGGGCAATACCGTTGAGCTGAATATTGCCGGGTAAGCGACGAAAGGCAGGGTTTGAGCCAGCTTTTTCGGTCCCAAAATCGCACCCGCACGATAGGCAAATGTTTTTGCTAGGCTTACGGTTACAAAGTTAACGCGGTCCC
This window contains:
- the betA gene encoding choline dehydrogenase: MNTTYDYIIVGAGSAGCVLADRLSASGEHYILLLEAGGSDRSIFIQMPTALSYPMNSEKYAWQFETQPEAGLDSRSLHCPRGRVLGGSSSINGMVYVRGHACDYDEWVEQGAEGWSYQECLPYFRRAESWIHGEDTYRGGDGPVGTCNGNDMELNPLYQAFIDAGQQAGYPKTDDYNGYQQEGFGPMHMTVDKGIRASTSNAYLRRAMKRSNLTVRKGVVTRKVLIKNKQAIGVEIEVGGKVQSVYANTEVLLSAGSVGSPQLLQLSGIGPKAVLEQAGIAVKHDLPGVGENLQDHLEVYFQYACHQPITLNSKLGLISKGLIGTRWILQKDGLGATNHFESCAFIRSRAGLKWPNIQYHFLPAAMRYDGQAAFDGHGFQVHVGPNKPQSRGRIWITSADPHQKPNIEFNYISTEQDKQDWRDCIRLTREILAQPAMDDYRGEEIQPGADITSDEAMDAWVRQNVESAYHPSCTCKMGSDNDPMTVLNKDCQVRGIDSLRVIDSSVFPTIPNGNLNAPTIMVAEKAADAILGNTPLSPSNAPTWIAPQWETEQRNGAAQRPMFHQQRK
- the betI gene encoding transcriptional regulator BetI, producing the protein MPKVGMPEIRRPQLVEATMSVIDEVGLSNASVALISRKAGVSPGIINHYFGGKHGLLEETMRTVLRQLSATSIEHLRAVDSNDVTARIKAIVAANFDGYQVDSKVTKTWLAFWAQSMHDGDLHRLQRVNERRLLSHLRYELKQVLPAEQALFVAQGIAALIDGIWLRGALNPKGVCPEKAQQIISDYLEKQLASHSN
- a CDS encoding response regulator — translated: MSVKTAIQKVYQYAEPNLSLVGWMGFIGFPFYYVIWAYIFPQPYENLTLRLACSLLFLGLIVRKKLKRKWRNRMHLYYQMVITLCLPFFFFYMLIMNNWSTVWLMSFMSAIFLHILLVHTTRVMFTQTIVGITLAIVYAWIAKGFSLDVAFDWNHIPIFLFTYIFGNAFYLRNQVEHETKVSIAKMFGAGIAHEMRNPLSGLYSSVNVIQSLIPNPKEEKKTTYQLSAEDVSLLHNVSDAAMKMIHGGNETINLLLASVDESTVSRSTFKHHSALTVIESAIESYSYKQSKDRLAISLDLCSDFEFLGNGTLLRYVMFNLFKNAFHHRNSENFHIHVILEAGKEENKIVVIDNGLGITPDGIGKIFQDFYTTGKSGNIGLGLPFCKKMMVSFGGSIQCKSELGEGCQFTMTFPSVQSKIVKEIRDELISQKSVLLVSDNESLVARTQDLSRSLGFELIVLDVVAMLDKKDHEYDLLLIDFDSMDSRHNHLNRIESLLSFTESNIVYLLHHPVQRYKKQGFTPVWIETKTWLKNADSIINGLLFNSYEDVSEPAQTQNTVEHAKRTIMVVDDSESLRKLTAVLLEKQGFDVIQIEGGRQAIKALDTGPVDLILMDIEMPELDGIEASRLIRSSSKSFSTVPIIAHTGDISPIALDLIKLSGMSDYIVKPADKDLLLKKITDWV